The following coding sequences lie in one Cyanobacterium sp. Dongsha4 genomic window:
- a CDS encoding type II CAAX endopeptidase family protein: MTDYWSSFNSLGKIIIFLTIWAVIWFPIALPLIKLIKWTNTAPNENTSKKLTLIFSLYLLIPFLILGLTKIEGITLEQIGIIFQVRLFKSILFGYGLSIFTLFLIYFWEWGLNWITWKSIINQPQSPSLLTTLPLLGFVSIFIASIEELVFRGIFVNFLKEDFSLWLTAIISSLIFALLHLIWEQKNTIPQLPGLFILGLVLFYARIVDNSLLGLAIGLHGGWVLCLAAIDSFNLIDYNSSLPSWIVGNKNQPLGSIAGLLLVLFALLLIYLVNVI, from the coding sequence ATGACTGATTATTGGTCTAGTTTTAATTCTTTGGGCAAAATAATTATTTTCCTGACAATTTGGGCGGTTATCTGGTTTCCCATCGCATTACCTTTAATTAAGCTAATCAAATGGACAAATACCGCTCCAAACGAAAATACAAGCAAGAAACTAACTCTTATTTTCTCCCTTTATCTACTAATACCCTTTCTAATTCTAGGATTAACTAAGATAGAGGGTATTACTCTGGAACAAATAGGGATAATTTTCCAAGTTAGATTATTTAAGTCTATCTTATTCGGATATGGTTTGAGTATTTTTACTTTGTTCTTAATTTATTTTTGGGAATGGGGTTTAAATTGGATTACATGGAAAAGTATTATAAATCAACCTCAAAGCCCCAGTTTATTGACAACATTGCCTTTACTGGGGTTTGTTAGTATTTTTATTGCCAGTATCGAGGAATTAGTTTTTAGGGGTATATTTGTTAATTTCTTGAAGGAAGATTTTTCGTTGTGGTTAACAGCAATTATTTCTAGTTTGATTTTTGCTTTATTACATTTAATTTGGGAACAAAAAAATACCATTCCTCAATTGCCCGGTTTGTTTATTTTGGGTTTGGTGTTGTTTTATGCTCGGATTGTGGATAATAGCTTATTGGGTTTAGCTATTGGTTTACATGGTGGTTGGGTTTTATGTTTAGCTGCGATCGATTCTTTTAATTTGATAGATTATAATAGTTCACTACCTAGTTGGATTGTCGGAAATAAGAATCAGCCTTTGGGTAGTATTGCTGGTTTGTTACTTGTGTTATTTGCCTTGTTGTTAATATATTTGGTCAATGTTATCTAA
- the ylqF gene encoding ribosome biogenesis GTPase YlqF, with amino-acid sequence MAIIQWYPGHISKAERQLKEQLKRVDVVLEVRDARIPLASHHPQLKQWIGDKPRLLILNREDMISDSLRKEWQEWFGSQGEIPFFTNAKDGKGVKAVKKASQSMEKQVNERRRSRGMLPRPVRAVVIGFPNVGKSALINRLLQRKIVASARKAGVTKQLQWVRISDQLELLDAPGVIPWKLENQEDALKLAICEDIGEAAYDNQLVAADFVDLLVKLGSDEVLKSRYGLDPLEMTGEEFIYELAVKKYKNDKERVARQLLQDFRKGYLGSVALEYPPVME; translated from the coding sequence ATGGCAATCATTCAATGGTATCCCGGACACATCAGCAAGGCAGAAAGACAACTTAAGGAACAATTAAAAAGAGTTGATGTGGTTTTAGAAGTGCGAGATGCTAGAATTCCTCTTGCTTCCCATCATCCTCAGTTGAAGCAGTGGATAGGGGATAAACCTCGTCTTTTAATTTTAAATCGAGAAGATATGATTTCTGACTCTTTAAGAAAAGAGTGGCAAGAATGGTTTGGCAGTCAAGGAGAAATTCCTTTTTTTACTAATGCTAAAGATGGTAAAGGAGTAAAAGCTGTTAAAAAGGCTTCCCAATCGATGGAAAAGCAAGTTAATGAACGTCGTCGCAGTCGTGGAATGTTACCTCGTCCTGTTCGAGCGGTGGTAATTGGCTTTCCTAATGTGGGTAAATCTGCTTTGATTAATCGTTTATTACAGAGAAAAATTGTGGCTAGTGCCAGAAAAGCTGGAGTTACTAAGCAGTTACAATGGGTTCGTATTTCTGATCAGTTAGAATTGTTGGATGCACCGGGGGTTATTCCGTGGAAGTTGGAAAATCAAGAGGATGCTTTAAAATTGGCTATTTGTGAAGATATTGGAGAGGCGGCTTATGATAATCAGTTAGTGGCGGCTGATTTTGTTGATTTGTTAGTTAAATTGGGTTCAGATGAGGTGCTAAAATCTCGTTATGGTTTAGATCCTTTGGAGATGACGGGGGAAGAGTTTATTTATGAATTAGCGGTTAAGAAGTACAAAAATGATAAAGAAAGAGTGGCGAGGCAATTATTGCAAGATTTTCGTAAGGGTTATTTAGGTTCGGTGGCTTTGGAATATCCTCCTGTTATGGAATAA
- a CDS encoding nicotinate-nucleotide adenylyltransferase produces the protein MEIAIFGTSADPPTISHQKILVYLASHYDLVSVYASNNPFKNHASSFFHRQEMLDLLVRDLQRDYPHLHHTPEVSDRRSIHTLEKAKQKWGEENNFTIVIGSDLVDQIFQWYQAEQLLSQVKILVIPREDYPLTQEDIEKINRNSNSGAVTKWNFAIASCHIPPYSSSDYRENHHDSSVIKSIQEYIENNFLYC, from the coding sequence ATGGAAATAGCTATTTTTGGCACAAGTGCAGATCCTCCAACCATTTCTCATCAAAAAATTTTGGTTTATTTGGCTAGTCATTATGATTTAGTATCGGTTTATGCTTCTAATAATCCTTTTAAGAATCATGCTAGTAGTTTTTTCCATCGTCAAGAAATGTTAGATTTGTTGGTTAGGGATTTGCAAAGAGATTATCCCCATCTTCATCATACTCCAGAGGTGAGCGATCGCCGCTCTATTCATACTTTGGAAAAGGCAAAACAGAAATGGGGAGAGGAGAATAATTTTACCATTGTGATTGGTAGTGATTTAGTCGATCAAATTTTTCAATGGTATCAAGCTGAACAACTTTTGTCTCAGGTGAAAATTCTGGTTATTCCTAGGGAAGATTATCCCTTAACACAGGAAGATATAGAAAAAATTAATCGTAATAGTAACTCAGGTGCAGTCACTAAGTGGAATTTTGCGATCGCATCTTGTCATATTCCGCCCTATTCCTCAAGTGATTATCGAGAAAATCATCATGATTCAAGTGTAATTAAAAGTATCCAAGAATATATCGAAAACAATTTTTTATATTGCTAG